ACTTTATTGCAGGACTCGGGACAACAATTACCACCGTTAGCGATCTTAAAGATAAAATTCCTATTGGAGAGATAAATAACGGAGCTCGGGTGATTCAATATAACCATCCAGAAGGTAGTCGTTATTACCTTGTTGTTGACCGAGAGATTAAGGTTGGACCCCATCAGATTGGTCGGGCACTACTGTTACAAGATGTCACTGTGTCAAAACAGCGACAGCAAGAACTGAGCCGGCACAATGAGCAACTAGAGGACATGACAGGAGCAATTGCTCATGAGTTGCGTAACACAATCGCCATCATGCAAGGATATCTTCATAACGCCACAGATCAACTCGAAGAAGGTAATGTCGATTCAGCACGGGATTCAACAACAGTAGCGATTGAAACTGCTGATAGAATGGAAGGAGTAATCGATGAATTACACTCTCTAACCAAGTATGCAAAGTCAATTGATGAATTCACGGAAGTCGACATCAAACAGGTTGCCACCGAGGCAAACCAAGCAACGAAAGAAAATATTTCACTACAGTGTAATGACTTAGGGACAATTTTAGCTGACCGAGGTAGGCTGCAGTATCTTCTTGAGAATGTGTTTTGCTTTGCTGCGTATAACAAGGCTGATACAGTCACTATCTCAATGCGTGATGATGGATTTACGATCAGCGATAATGGAACACATACAAGTAGCGAGTACGGTGAGTTGCTATTCGAGTACGAGGGCTCAGCGCCAACCTCAGACGCTGGGCTGTTGCTTCCAAATGTCAAGACAATCGCAAGAGTACATGGATGGAAGATTGGAGTGGATACCGACTACACAGCAGGAGTGAGGTATCATATCACGAATGCTGATGTACAAGTAGACGCTTCCGGCAGAGCATCACTTTCTACACAAGACTGAAACTATAGATATCCTCACAGCGGTAACAGCGCGGAAGCCCACCGGCTTTAGCCGTGGGAGGAAGCGCGTAAGCTCCGTGCAACAGTCCACCGACTACAGCATTGCCGACTCCCCCCCCCACGCTATACAAAAATCTTAATAAAGAGTAGCTGTTGCTGTGACGTACATGGCGTGGGAGGTAACTCGAACGGTTCGTGTCCGTCTCGA
This portion of the Salinarchaeum sp. IM2453 genome encodes:
- a CDS encoding sensor histidine kinase, producing the protein MEYHWIIAAIFAVSGIACFAGAYRGSRLQNPDASLGLRVLLVVVGLWASLQAIQMSAPLFFTSTELMEQFSIVFFTTGLVVGFATVWAWLWFASAYTGRAFHRDPRFHLAAGAVYLSLTLIKITNPLHGQYFTAELATEPYVRLVIEQQPFYWFSFALAYGLTAVGLYMLLVMFYRSDHSTWTLSGLVLITGGSIIPKIISGYRPDLIPELSYEPVGVAIFALGALYVVEDTFLSLEASAKEKFVQETDEAIITIGTDGWIQDYNSRAEDFIAGLGTTITTVSDLKDKIPIGEINNGARVIQYNHPEGSRYYLVVDREIKVGPHQIGRALLLQDVTVSKQRQQELSRHNEQLEDMTGAIAHELRNTIAIMQGYLHNATDQLEEGNVDSARDSTTVAIETADRMEGVIDELHSLTKYAKSIDEFTEVDIKQVATEANQATKENISLQCNDLGTILADRGRLQYLLENVFCFAAYNKADTVTISMRDDGFTISDNGTHTSSEYGELLFEYEGSAPTSDAGLLLPNVKTIARVHGWKIGVDTDYTAGVRYHITNADVQVDASGRASLSTQD